In the genome of Streptomyces racemochromogenes, one region contains:
- a CDS encoding lipid-transfer protein, with product MKSYIVGVGMTRFEKPESRDWQYWDMVKEAGGAALADAGVDYGLVEQVPAGYCFQPSTAGQRAAYELGLTGVPVYNVNNNCATGSTALMMARQFVQGGLADCVLAVGFEKMKRGALGGGADGGDFKTSPVARHYGIMAAAHGFEMSPPTAQIFGNAAREHMERYGTTPAQLAAVGAKNHRHSANNPNAQFQDVYTVEEVLAAKTIHDPLTKLQCSPTSDGAAAAVVVSERFLVAHGLHDKAVEIVAQAMTTDTAESFGGSCIDVVGKPMTAAAGRKAYEDSGLGIEDVDVVELHDCFSVNELLTYEALGMCADGASGKLVESGATTYGGRWVVNPSGGLISKGHPLGATGLAQAAELVWQLRGEAGARQVPGARVGLAHNIGLGGAAVVTLLRR from the coding sequence ATGAAGTCGTACATCGTGGGCGTCGGCATGACGAGGTTCGAGAAGCCGGAGTCACGGGACTGGCAGTACTGGGACATGGTCAAGGAGGCCGGCGGTGCGGCGCTCGCCGACGCGGGCGTGGACTACGGCCTCGTCGAGCAGGTGCCGGCCGGCTACTGCTTCCAGCCCTCCACCGCCGGGCAGCGGGCGGCGTACGAACTGGGCCTGACCGGCGTGCCCGTCTACAACGTCAACAACAACTGCGCGACGGGTTCGACGGCGCTGATGATGGCGCGACAGTTCGTCCAGGGCGGACTGGCCGACTGCGTGCTCGCCGTCGGCTTCGAGAAGATGAAGCGCGGCGCGCTGGGCGGCGGCGCCGACGGCGGTGACTTCAAGACGTCTCCGGTGGCCCGGCACTACGGGATCATGGCGGCCGCGCACGGCTTCGAGATGTCCCCGCCCACCGCGCAGATCTTCGGGAACGCGGCCCGCGAGCACATGGAGCGGTACGGGACCACGCCCGCCCAGCTGGCGGCGGTCGGCGCCAAGAACCACCGGCACTCCGCGAACAACCCGAACGCGCAGTTCCAGGACGTGTACACGGTCGAGGAGGTCCTCGCGGCCAAGACCATCCACGACCCGCTGACCAAGCTCCAGTGCTCGCCCACCTCCGACGGGGCCGCGGCGGCCGTCGTCGTCTCGGAGCGCTTCCTGGTGGCCCACGGGCTGCACGACAAGGCCGTGGAGATCGTCGCCCAGGCGATGACCACGGACACCGCCGAGAGCTTCGGCGGCTCCTGCATCGACGTCGTCGGCAAGCCGATGACGGCCGCCGCCGGCCGCAAGGCGTACGAGGACTCCGGGCTCGGCATCGAGGACGTCGACGTCGTCGAGCTGCACGACTGCTTCTCCGTCAACGAACTGCTGACGTACGAGGCGCTCGGCATGTGCGCGGACGGGGCCTCCGGCAAGCTCGTGGAGAGCGGCGCGACGACGTACGGCGGGCGGTGGGTGGTCAACCCCTCGGGCGGCCTGATCTCCAAGGGCCACCCGCTCGGGGCGACCGGGCTCGCGCAGGCGGCGGAACTGGTGTGGCAGCTGCGCGGCGAGGCGGGCGCCCGCCAGGTCCCCGGCGCCCGGGTCGGGCTCGCGCACAACATCGGGCTCGGCGGCGCGGCGGTGGTGACCCTGCTGCGGAGGTAG
- a CDS encoding amidohydrolase family protein, translating to MPEYGAGGFTASGASLTGSTAPEHEDDGSRAVIDVHHHFCAPQWREWGEARGLVNPAALPPWAHWDAESALALMDRAGIATAVLKPMLPARYESSAQLREAITVTLRAAVEAVEAHPGRFFFHTPLFLDDLEVSSWALRHGLDELGAVGVNVTANYGGVYLGDPVYDGIFAELDERSAVVDTHPHNLPSPPSAGIPARPVPGAAARPGAPEAPGAGLPGGPGAAGAAGGTPLGRPGARVPAGGPTAAGGPYGSARPGGPGGATTAGRPGPPGVTVPGVPNFLCDFLLDTTRAAANMIRNRTLDRFPHLSVILPHGGGFLPHIATRLEAFAGSFDPPVEPAVVRDHLHRFYYDTAGPMSPAGTLLATVDPSRILFGSDWPACPADMVTDVAVPALASDPALTPALRRAVNRENALRLMPRLVPA from the coding sequence ATGCCGGAATACGGTGCCGGCGGTTTCACCGCCAGCGGTGCGTCACTGACCGGTTCCACGGCCCCGGAGCACGAGGACGACGGCAGCCGGGCGGTGATCGACGTCCACCACCACTTCTGCGCGCCGCAGTGGCGGGAGTGGGGTGAGGCGCGGGGGCTGGTCAACCCCGCGGCGCTGCCGCCGTGGGCCCACTGGGACGCGGAGTCCGCGCTCGCGCTGATGGACCGGGCCGGGATCGCCACGGCCGTCCTCAAGCCGATGCTGCCGGCGCGGTACGAGAGCTCCGCGCAGCTGCGGGAGGCCATCACGGTGACCCTGCGGGCGGCGGTGGAGGCCGTCGAGGCGCATCCGGGCCGCTTCTTCTTCCACACCCCGCTGTTCCTGGACGATCTGGAGGTGTCCTCCTGGGCGCTGCGCCACGGGCTGGACGAGCTGGGCGCGGTCGGGGTGAACGTCACCGCCAACTACGGCGGGGTGTACCTGGGAGACCCCGTGTACGACGGGATCTTCGCCGAACTGGACGAACGCTCGGCGGTGGTGGACACCCACCCGCACAACCTCCCGTCGCCACCGAGTGCCGGGATCCCCGCCAGACCGGTCCCGGGCGCAGCCGCCAGGCCCGGAGCACCCGAGGCACCCGGCGCGGGGCTGCCAGGCGGGCCCGGCGCGGCCGGCGCGGCCGGCGGGACACCCTTGGGCAGGCCCGGAGCGCGGGTACCGGCAGGCGGGCCGACGGCGGCCGGGGGCCCGTACGGGTCCGCCCGGCCGGGAGGGCCCGGGGGCGCCACCACCGCCGGCCGGCCGGGGCCTCCGGGGGTGACCGTGCCCGGGGTTCCGAACTTCCTCTGCGACTTCCTCCTCGACACCACCCGCGCCGCCGCCAACATGATCCGCAACCGGACCCTGGACCGCTTCCCCCACCTCTCCGTGATCCTGCCGCACGGCGGCGGGTTCCTCCCCCACATCGCGACCCGGCTGGAGGCCTTCGCGGGCTCCTTCGACCCCCCGGTCGAACCGGCGGTGGTCCGGGACCACCTGCACCGCTTCTACTACGACACCGCCGGCCCCATGTCCCCGGCCGGCACCCTGCTGGCCACCGTCGACCCCTCCCGGATCCTGTTCGGCAGCGACTGGCCGGCCTGCCCCGCCGACATGGTCACGGACGTCGCCGTCCCCGCGCTGGCCTCGGACCCGGCGCTGACGCCCGCGCTGCGCCGCGCCGTCAACCGGGAGAACGCGCTGCGCCTGATGCCGCGCCTCGTCCCGGCGTAG